In Aricia agestis chromosome 21, ilAriAges1.1, whole genome shotgun sequence, the sequence ggtgcagGGCCTGTATCATAAGCTCTTAAATCCGTTCACTTTACGTCCTCAAAGTGACTGGCTGTCGTTTTGGTACTATGAGCTCTATTTTCCAGTGATTTTCCAGCCAGCCAgcggtcacgtgacacaaaacgaGCACAAAACCATAGACAAAACAGACTGCTCCATTGTGAACTGAGTAGTATTTTTCGTATTATGACCAATTATGACTACCACAGAGTAATGACAACATTATCTGACATAAGCTGGCTTGCTCAAACGTCAAAATTAGCAATTCAATAAACGCCAAACAATTAGCTTTTACTGaattgtttacattttagtattttttttaattcagacAAATGATAAATATGTCTTTTGTAAATTTCCAGGTGTCATGAAAACATACTGGCTAGAAGGAAGAGAATCGAGGCCATCGCTCACAAAACTGATATCCTCCCAAATCCAACCCGGCACCGAACTGGAATGGGAGCGAGCTGCCGACGTGAGGGAGAGCATAGCGGAACACTCAGCTCAGCAGTTCAACTACAAGGAGTTCAACTCTGGCAGCTTCCACCTGCCAAACTCCGTGCCGGTCGCGAGGAACAGCACTGGCAACCTGCAGCTGCTGCCGAAAACGGTGCCGACGCCGCCGACGGTGACGTCACCCACTGAGGAGAGGAGGATGTACTCTCCGGTGACCTTCCAGGATGTTGCACGGCGGAGTATCGCCAACTCGCCCAATAGGACTGATAAAGGTAAgaagccggttcttctcggcggggtagttcccgaaccggtggtaggcctcatgtagctacacgacgttctaaaagtgttaactttgttaacctatttggaaataaatattttttgattttaagGTAGTCTCAGGTACTAAATGGTGTAATGAATTCAGCTTACGTTAtagtgatattataattattgtggcaTAATAGCGTTATAATGGCATCGAAATGATGACGTATTGATTTCATCATGGCAATTGGCAACATAATGGCATTAAAACTGTTTTGTAATGGCGCCATACTATCGTCATAATGACACTATAATAGCGCCATAATTGAGTCTGAATGCCATCATAACGGCGTACGCAACGTATTGAAATCAAAATGCTACAATAGTGCCACTATAATAGCACGTAAATGTCGTCATAATATTGAGATAATAGCACTCTAATTTTGCCATAATGCCACCATAAAGACAACATCGTGTCAtcataatagtaaaataatggCATCAAAATGGTATCATGAAATATTTTCGTTGTCCCTTAGATCGGCGTTTGGTCCCCGAGTCCCGTTCCACGTCGATAAGCGCTGGCGGCGCGTGGACGGACGCGGAGTCGCTCGACCCTCAACGGACACTGGACAGCCTTGACTCCTCCTTCTGGTAAACTCCTGATGCGTATTCAGTATTCACACTACGTTACACAAGCTGCTTCCACTTGAACATACCAACCAACATGACAATGTTGGATTGGTTGACATTAACAACAGTCGGTATTTTGAACGAACGCCTCGACTAGTCCACCGACGcggctgcgaactgcgaaaactctgcgaaaccttcctgccaaattttttccagggcttaggtatcattaggagagtccatttaaccaaaaaaaaattggttgttattttttttattgacaatattttatcccatttgaaatcgttgcagaacggtcactcgcggtgCGGGCCCGCGGGGGAATGGGCGGGGGTATCGtggggggaggcgcgcgcgcggggttaaatcacgcgcgggcgacgcgtcgtgtccattaattgtagtgttttttaaggataactttcggaagctatttctcaacattttagtactgagtgattataaaagaaaaaatacgtgtatttttatttttaacaaggatcaatatagccaaatttggcaggaaggtttaattgcgcCCTGTATAACGAactgtcgtgtggcggatgagacagtaaatcggtcgccgctgtttcgccgttcgcagcgtcggtggactagaggcgtaactTGTCTATTTTTTGATTGGAGAATGAAAGTAAATTTTGAGATAAAAATCAAGAGCACATTCACCTTAAAAAGTctgaaaaacattattttgtacacaagggcgtcgccaacgatggcgcaggggggggggggggcaagttgactttacctactacaattcatacttttcttattctctatgaatgagaaaagAATGTATGAATTGTTGGTAAATTCGACAGCACATAAAGCTTTTCACTTCTACTACGAGCCTtaatctattaccagattttaatattatagtggtcgttgtttgcattatatttggcaactttttagaatctctaggggggggcagctgcccctccctgcccccccttggcgacgcccttgtttGTACAGTTATAACGGGACTGCCAATGcgtttaacataatttttatacaatatcatGTTCACACACTGTTCAGCCTTCTCTTTGGGAGATGCCACATTGCTCCGTTACGATGCCGAAAATTGTTGAAATGGATTATCGCATCGACGCACGACAACACGACACGGTTGCAAATTACAGCGCATCGTGTCTTCCAACTTCATCCTGCCTGTCAAAACATTGCGTTCAACGCCGCCACGCATAAAATATATGGCATAATATGGCATATTTTGCTAGCTGCATATTATGCCAGTCGCAACGGAGCAATGTGACTCTTGCCAGCTTTTTATACCAGTCGTAACAGAGCAATTCGACTACCTGTATATGCCAGTGAGGATTGTCATTATTTTCAAGCGATCCATTTCCCTTAAGTTACAGTTCAACGTCCCCTTGCAGAGTCGGCACCGCGCCGCAGCCCAAAACCCGCAACCAGGACCACTTTCCAGAAGCAACGGTACACAATTCTTTGTTTTGACCCTTTATCTTATGCGAAAAATGCCAGTTTCGCAACAATtcagtaaaaaatatgtaaaaaattacagTGCTACAAGGATCTTTTATGGCGCGACATGAATCAGAACTAAgacttgcaccagaggcgtgggtaaagttacagttaaagttaaagttaattgGTGCAAGACTGCCGATGGTCAAGTGTTTATTAGAAAGACAACCATTTCACGCAATCATGCAACCCtttttagtataatatgtatatcatCTGAGTATCTTTTCATATCTGTAGCAGTCTGTAGCTCTAGCATGGCCacggtagaaatgcgaaagtataaaaattaaaaactctgattggaacggtaccttcagtttatctccacagttttcCTATactttcacataatatatactgtggCCGTGCTAGGGTCGCTGGACGAAATTAAACTAACGCTGATCTCATTTTTTGTGACAGCTCACAGAATTAACGCAATACCGCCCTGTTTATGTCATATGCCATAATCCTTGTAGCCCAGTGGCGGCCTTAGGGGGTTACGAACATGGCAATCGGCCGGGGCCTCGCTCTAGCGTCGCAAAGATGTGCCGCCTAGGGCCTCGCAATGAGTAAGGCCGCCACTACTTGTAGGGCTGTCAAGCCCTTGATTCTTGACTTCACAGTTCACTGACAGACCTATCTACCAATACTAACATGTCCTATTCCTCAGTGTGTAAAAGCCATGTCTCCGACTCACTCTGCGCCGGCGGCGGTGACCGCCCCCGCTCCGCCCCCCGCGCCGACCGCTCCCGTGTTACCCGCGTACTCTCCTGAACCCCCTGGACTCCCGGTACTAGAAGAGCCGAGGAACTGCGTGGATGATATGGGTAAGTTCTATCCCATAACCCatgtaacttataatattacaaatacgaaagtgtgtctgtctgtctgtcttatgcctaaaccactgaatcgattttgctgaaatttgttatggggatactttgactcccgggaaaggacattgaatactttttatcccggaaaaaggtacggttcccgcgtgataagcGAATTTTGAAGCAACGGAGTTGTTATCAAGTATTACATTAAGTTCCCCTCGCATATGTACACTGCATATATACTGCGTGTTTCcccgcagtaaaatgattctatcttatagtttgtgcgttttatgatgatatgcgtgacacattataattgacaatagtaggtacctaagttacctaacaaaaattaatcgatagtttaaaaatatcgaatcacttcgtaaaggaatttcaatcgaaattatcgatttcgtactgacatttcagtggtgccggcgatttaagatggccgcccttttttatcgatttgatttcgattcaacagagtcaatctctattgacatactcgtaagttccgtttcatgcatctgatatttttcaaatgttttcgtaacaatgattttatactcctatttcacaaattttatattaataaataagcatttagcaacttttcatttttattcatttacaattataggaaacatttgtttttgtagatggaatataatttattacattttgtttctttttgttttcttgtaaaaaaacccgtagcaaggaatatgaaaattgtcacccatatcatcttaaaacgcacacgCTATAGTAGTACACTAGATTTGTGAAGTTCAAATattcaaatctatactaatattataaaggggaagagtttgttagtttgtttgtttgttcgtttgaacgcgctaatctcaggaactactgatccgatttgaaaaattctttcagtgttagatagcccatttatcgaggaaggctataggttatattttatcacgctaagtctaacaggagcgaagaaatagaggaaagtgtggaaaaaaaacagggggaaattatttgaaagggcttatttgaacgcgctaatctcaggaactactggtctgatttgaaaatttttttcagtgttagatagcctatttattgagaaaggctataggctatattttatcgcgctaaaattaataggagcgaagaaatggaggaaaatgtggaaaaaacgggggaaattatttgaaagggcttattcgaacgcgctaatctcaggaactactggtccgatttgaaaaattatttcagttttagatagcccatttatcaagaaaggctataggctatattttatcacgctaagactgctaggagcgaagaaatagaggaaaatgtggaaaaaacgggggaaattatttgaaagggtttatctcacgaactactggagcaatttttctgttatttcatatttggcacagataagaagtagatcacgtgaaggatcataggcaattttttgtggaccaatttgtctgtgaaatatctaatttacgcgggcgaagctgcgcggcacgttatatttcgcgtggtcacgacatcatgcgtaaacggctggacccattttgctgaaatttttgtataaagatactttgagtcccgaaaaagaacataggatacattttttccagaaaaaaattacggctactgcacaatatacttttatgatttgcgcgtaaactattcaatctattttgaagaaatttggtatggcaatactttcagtctcgggaaaggacaagggatactttttatcccggaaaatatacggttcccgcacaataattttttatgattctcgcctaaactatattttaatctattttgatgaaatttggcatggagattggagatactaatttgaatctgggacaaggaatgttttttgtcccggaaaaatgtgcggttcccacacaatatacttttctgatatgcgcgtaaacgactcaatcgatgtacgtgaactataaactaaagtccacgcggacgaagtcgcgggcaacagctagtcataaataaaattcagccgctcgcgcctatcggcataaagtggCCATAGTACGTCatgcaaaatatttttgatttccaaAAAAATAACATGCTTGATTCGACATTACTACTCTGGTAAATCGTTGTGCCGCGGTAAaaccactaaaatgtcacgttGTATAAGAGAGTTATAGCGCGCCCTTATATTTAAATGGTGTTTAATTGACCTATTATCCGGCTGTTATAGAGCTTATTTTATCGCTAAATTGCTAGTTTGGTAATTGGTATATATTGGTATCCATCCCAATTCCCAACTCATCCAAAATTCATGTACTACCTACCTAAATCTTCCATCCCATCACTCATAAATCGATTTTTTCTATACGTATAATATTGCACTCACGTGCACTTatcatacaatatttttacctcAAAAGCTAcgaaaaactagtttttattattcgcacTTCGTAGCTCAAACGTCAAAATTGCCTAACGTCTAATCTTGATTTCATCAAAACCAGAAAGCTTACTATTCCATCCTCTTCCAGAAACGGACACGGAATATCAAGACGCACGTATGGAGCACGTGTGCACAATCTCCGAAAACGTAGACCCTCCCAAGCAGGGCCGAGTGGGAAGGTTCCGCGCTAGAATAGCCCCGGGACACCACAAATCCTGCACAGCTCTCAAGAAGGATTCCCTCAAAGACAAGAACCCTGTGCCCCATGGCCATCACCACACCAAGAATGTCAACCATCACCAATGTTGCGGCGCCTTCGGTAATCCACACGTGAGGCATAAAGTGGGGAATTCAAGCTGTCGATTAATTTAGGTGTGAGTAATTCTTGAGTATACTGGGTTCCGATCAAAAAAATGTGATTGGATAGATTAAATGGGTCATCGGATCAAAAGCATGATTGAGACTTGAGGTAGATAAAGTAGGAGAATATTATGTAAGTCTGGTTTTTGGGTCAGAAGCGGCGTCAGAGTGGcaaccgcccagggcgccgaaTAAAAAGGGGCGCTACAGGCATTTTTGGAATGAGCtctgactttttttttaatttattggaaAACTTGCAAGCAAATGAAAAATGGATATTATGGCGTCTGCATCAACAATACCAAAGAAATATTAATGCATCGAAGGATACTGGGTAAAAAatgcataataaatattttgtattttagctTAATTTCacttaattcattaaaaaaattaaatcaattaAGCAagctttaagtatttttttgttttaagtatggATGGCATAACTAGGGTAGTCATATTACGTCACACCTTAAGGTGTGACAATACgacatgtattttttattacaaaggtATTCAAAAAGCTTGTGTTAGGGGGGAAGGCTTtcgaaaaaaatctaaattttgtaataatatataatgtgaTTGCCTCCTACCTAACTAAAAAGATATCAAAGCGTTTATTGCTTAGTTTATATACTTTTAGCTAAGATAAAATGTGGCGGCCctagggggtggcgaacagggACATCGCCCAGAGGGCAGGAGCAAGCGCGGGGCCCCTGCCTCGCAAGGTGTTTTTTGGAAGACAAAGGGAAGTTCTTTACTTCCGCCCagggcctcgcaatgggtaaggccgccactgtttatcttaaagaatttgaaaaactaaaaacttaaATTACTCGTGCAGTTGGCAGTTTCTTACCCTCCTTTTTCTAAAACTGAATTTATCATAAATaggcataatatttattatcaataataGTTAGGTAGTATACGTCTCTGGCAATTATAAAATCTATAGTAAAAATAGAATCAatttctagtttaaaataaattattttgtaatcttCAGTGTTTTAGATAaaaagttaattatattttattagaaagacgcttataataattgtagataTTATTCGGTCTCAAAGgccatattttaaatattgatgtTGAGTGTTGTTATACTTTAAAGATTAAAAAgggattataattataaaaatttgataatttaaattgtagcttaaaagtttattttaaaagctgttttatttatatttaagaaattcatttttattaagttttaaattttaattaagtaccgtaaaaaataattttaaaaatatacttatttgaaaaaaatataatattttatttttttcttaatgatATAGAAACCGTCTGTTAACTcttatcaattaaaatattatacgtaCAAGACTAGTCTGATccaatgaaaaatattaatattgtactaGCACAGGTACTAGTAAGAGTAGTAAGCTGTCATTCTTAATATTagcaacacgtacacaccctaaagtattagcacttagttttgttacatcctgtaaaaatctaaataaataaatttactaatgagtaaaaaataaaaaccatacaGTTACTAGCATACGCTGTCTTTGAAAGGGAGCTTTATAACATGACAATAGAAACTTATACAATGTTACAAACTTATAACTTTAGATAATATAGGCAATAGGCACATTAAAGAAATTATTGATTAGATTTTTTCCTGTTAGGAAAAGATGGctttaagtttttatttgaaGGTGCTTTGTTAATTTACctcgatactttttatctagTGATTCTGTGATAGGTACTTTTTAGCAAATTCACAATAAAGATGAAATTTACATCGTCGCAACAAATAAAACCAGAAGCGTAGCTACCACAATAGCGCCCACTAAGGCtcttttaaaatcatatttttatggtaATACACAAAAggtatattgtattgtattgtatttaaaAGATATAGTTACTGTTATTGTTAGAAATATTCTAGTCTTTGAGATtattgtacttaattttttttttttcaaaactttacaaTGTTGTTCGTAGATAGGTGTGTATTGTAATTCCGAGTCAGTATATTTTCTTATATTGTTAAGCAACGATATTATGTGTAATTAGGAAATATCATTAGGCCTTCTGGCATGGTTTATGACAATTCCTCACAGTTTTTATGTGAAAATAAagtgttaaattatattttttctcttATTACTAGTCCTTTAGACTTTAATATTTCGTTTTGCtagttttatttgaattcaAGTTCTAcaatagatatattttatacgaGAAAGAAAcaaagataacattttaaacttagGGGActcagtcccctcgtgaccacggccgttgcaacgcggccgaaacgtcgagaaaaagtatgtacctactcgtagtagcattactacttaaataagtcacgttaagtcccgattaaaaagtttaatgagaaagaaacaaatttttgaaaaaagaaTTGTAGGTACTTAAGTACTGTATAAAAAgaaagatttttgatttttttttaaggcTTTAAATAGCAACTGGGTTACTTAGTTAAAACAAGAGCAATCGCAAATGCGTGAAATAGTGCaataatgtataatgtatttatttctttatttattcaaGTAACAATCTTCAAAACTTAGGTAAAGCTGAGAAACATTCCACTTGGCTATAGGGAAATATTAAGAGAGAAATTAGATTACGTAAAAGTGAAACTTGACTTACGTATAAACAGTTATGCAGTTGCAACCCGCCAAACAACCAGACGAGCGAGTTGAGTAATTatttaaacaacaaaataaatacggcaataaataaaaaacaggaGGAAAGTCAACCGTTTAATATcctaaaaaaacaaaacttaacAACAATATAAATAACCATTTAGAAATCTATTACATAAGCCTCCTATTGCAAAAGTAAAAGTAAACTAGCTTCCTATAATTTCCTACCGTATTAACTGAGAAATTCGTGGTTTCACAATCGCTAACAACTTTTATGATGAATAATTTATATCGGAATGTTTTTGGTGAAATTAATTTATGCGACCTTAACACAAAACTATAAGTTAGAGAGGAAGTTAATACTATTTACATTTGTATCTTAATATCCTAATTATTCAAAGCTCAACTCGGTGCCTTTGAGGTGTTTCTCGGCCCAGTCGTCGAATTTCCTGGACAGATCGTCCGACATGTAATTTTTCCAGTCGCCGATTTCTCCCTTACGTATGAACCTCAAGTCGGTTTGCTCCAAGTAGCTTTTGCCGAAAGACTTCTCTAGAATAGCCTCTAAATTGACGGCGCGGTTTGTCTTCATGTTTTTGAACGATAGATAGTCGCAGAGCTTGTCTACTTGTTCGTCGCTCATCTCCTTGTTTAGAAACTTGGCAGTCTTTCTAACGACTTCAGGTAAATCACGTTTCATTTCTTCAAACTTGATGAAAAGTACATTTGGATCGTTTCGTCGGTTCCAGAAacctgaaaaaatattttcatattatcttatttcaATTTCGATAGGAAAATATAGACTTAggtataaaatttttaagtgtGTAGACAACAGCTGAAAATTCTCACATTAAAAAATCTAcgcacaaataataataattaatcaaatacTCTTGCAAATAGATGCACTTTTTTAAACACGGACCAAGCAAGGACCAACAAAACTACTATATACTTAATTTTCAGTACGAACCAAGAATATGATTCCAGACGGGCCCGAAAGGTGCTCTGTCTCTCATGAAGAGGTCGCAGAAGTCTTCGAAGGATCCTTTCAGCTCATGGACCAGCGTGCAGTAGTGGTAGTATGAAACCACCATGTCCTTGGGATTGCGGGCAGTGTAGATCACCTGGGAATAAAAATTGCTAgagctataaaaaaaaaattgtattcaaaaATGAGGCAAAAGAAATGAACGAAAGAAcgaattttaaaacaaactgaATAACATTATTTATGTAATGACTAAACAGCACATTCAATAAACTTTCAAGCTGCCTTTCGACACGTCCCGAAATATTCAAAGAAGCTTTTCGCTGGATGCtttcttatacagggtgtaacaaaaataattgacaatattttagggtgtgtacgtgttccttgtaaagagttcactgtaaaagtagcagcgctgaaagaccaaatttttttttcacctttgtatgggaaaactcgtgacgctcgggcccttgcctatacaaaagtgaaaaaaaatcgtcttttagcgctgccactttcacagtgaactctctacaaggaacacgtacacaccctaaagtattatcacttatttttgttacacactgtatacataaCTCATAAGCATGAGGTGATGATACTCATTTATCGGTACTTTTTTAAACTTCATCATCGTTCCTTACAATCACCACAAGATCCAACCAACCTTAGGTTTAACGGTTCCATCCTCATTGGTGATGTTAGTCGGCAGGAGGTCCCAGGAGAGATGGGAGCGAATGTACCGGGGCCGGGGGATCCCGCTGACGAGGTCCACCGAGGTACCCTTCACAGATTCGCTGTACCACTCCGCGTGACCATCCACCATTATACATGAGAGCTCGATGAGAGGACAACGAATCTAAAAAAAAGTCAATGAAATCTAATCGGTATAAAATAGCGATTTTAAATATACAGGGCATAACAAAAGTTAGTGATAAGTAGTATTGTATGGTGTGTATGGGttccctatatagagttcgctgtgaaagtagcagcgctgaaagagtaacttttttacattaaaatacgcGGGCGCTTGtcaatacaaatcacaaaaagtgGTTATAtattagcgctgctacttttacaaataaccatctacaaggaacacagtcatacacatcctaaaatatgatcacttagttttgttacaccctgtaaacaAGACTGATAACCGGCGGCCCCCGGGGGCAAATTGATAGGGCAGTTGTGACGCCCCTGATTGGACTCTAGTCATCTTGTTAAAACAGACTTAGCTATAGACCTTACATCGCGTGTGTGTACTGAAGCGTCAGGTGGAATGTTTCCGTGTACACATTTCCTAATGGATATTTTACTTTTTCAATCACGTAACCAATACTAACAAgtagtaaaattattgtaataagtaataaaaagataaaaacgcTGGCGGTCCTTAATTaaataacgttattaattaatacggtcaacagaaataaaaaaaaatatattaatatatatagttttgacaattagtatgtctaataatataattaggggatttgatgtactatcagagaaattgatttataaacATAGACGACGCAATTTTGTCGGATAATGCAAATCAGTCATCAAATCAGGTCTAAGATGCAATTGACAGTCAACCAAATAAGAACAAACTATTTCTTCGATGATACTTCTACCACAACTCACAAGACATCTACCTACATGATATGAAATATAAATAagagatattaatattaattaatatattatttgatatttcataGTCAAATGTGTATAAACTTACCTGCTGCAAAGATTTAGCTCCTTCATAGTCCAAATCGTGACCAATAAGCCAGACCATTTCCTGGCACCAAGTTGAACCTGGACCAagaaaacaaattttaattaaaattgtactatcagagaagttgattcctaggcagatggcggacctaagtaatttggtcgcgataAATCAAACCCAGCTGGCAGAtcgcaattaacattgaatcaattgacatgatccgaccaaatgacgttggtctgtcaactgcctaggaatccgtttcctcgatggtacataataacacaatttttttccaTATGCGCCTTAAAAATCACATAGCAATTAAAAATACCACCAAAACTAACATTGAAAAAATCTCCCCAAGTGGTCACCTGTAATGTATAATGTTTTCTGAATTCCTTACACACAATAAAGTAAGAAAATCCACAACCGAATACGTCATAAgcctttttataattttttaaaaaattgcaCACGTACCAGTTCTCGGGTAAGAGCACATCCAGACGTCATCGTCGTATACTTCAGCGTCCAGAATAGCGTTCCCGATGGAGATGAAATCAGCGGGCAGGATCACTCTTCCTGGATTAATTTCAACCATACAATCCTTCTTCCCGAACATCTTGTCCAAAAGTTCGCCGGCCTCATCGGTGATTTTCGAAAACGTTATATTCGGTTTGgtcttcattttttattttaaaataaatatttttttatttttggcgaGCGTGTTGAGCTTCGCGAATCGCACCGCTCAATGATAGCCTGCATCGCCCTACCAGAACTGTTTTCTACTTTCTCCCCGCTGGTTATTCGCCTC encodes:
- the LOC121737551 gene encoding luciferin sulfotransferase — protein: MKTKPNITFSKITDEAGELLDKMFGKKDCMVEINPGRVILPADFISIGNAILDAEVYDDDVWMCSYPRTGSTWCQEMVWLIGHDLDYEGAKSLQQIRCPLIELSCIMVDGHAEWYSESVKGTSVDLVSGIPRPRYIRSHLSWDLLPTNITNEDGTVKPKVIYTARNPKDMVVSYYHYCTLVHELKGSFEDFCDLFMRDRAPFGPVWNHILGFWNRRNDPNVLFIKFEEMKRDLPEVVRKTAKFLNKEMSDEQVDKLCDYLSFKNMKTNRAVNLEAILEKSFGKSYLEQTDLRFIRKGEIGDWKNYMSDDLSRKFDDWAEKHLKGTELSFE